The DNA segment GCCCTCCCCGGCGTCACCTCCCTGGACATCAAGCCCCTCGCCGACAGCCCCACCTTCCTCCTCCACAGCGAGCTGAAAGTTGGCAACCGCGTCCTCGGCTGGATCGCCCAGCTCCATCCCTCCCGCGCCCGCCAGCTGGATTCCCGCCACCCCGTTTACATCGTCGAGCTCCTCCTCAGCGCCCTCCGCCAGGGCAGCACCGGCCCCGCCCGGTTCGAGGACCTCCCCCGCTTCCCCTCCGTCACCCGCGACGTCGCCTTCGAGCTTCCCGCCGACCTCCCCAATACCAAGGTCAACGCCTTCTTCACCGGCCTCAAAGAGCCCCTCCTCATCAAAGCCGATCTCTTCGACGTCTTCGCCGACCCCACCGGCACCAAGCTCCCCACCGACCGCAAATCCGTCGCCTGGACCCTCACCTACCGCGCCCCGGATAAGACCCTCGAGACCCCCGAAGTGGACGCCACCCACGCCCGCATCCTCGCCGCCCTCGAAAAAGCCCTCCCCGCCACCATCCGCCGCTAAAAAGTACCGTGGGCACTCCTGCCGGTACAGTATTCCGCCAGTAAAAAGTACCGTGGGCACTCCTGCCCGCGCGGTTTCCCGCCAGTAAAAATACCGTGGGCACTCCTGCCCGCGCAGTTTCCCCTCCCGCGACCCGTACAGTACTCCGCACCGTCCCGGGTGCGGAACCAGGAGCTCTAAAAAGCCCGCCCTCCCCCATGAACAAACGGCCCCCACATCGGGATCCACTCCCCCGCCAGCAGGCCAGACCGCGAAAGGGCACTTTCAGTCTGGTCAATCTGCTGCTGCTGGCCGCTTTGCTCATCCTGCCCTATCAGGCCGTCCAGGCCCTCGGCTGGGACTGGCGCTGGGTCGCCGGTTACGTCGCCATCCTCAGCCTCACCACCTATTCCGCCTACGCCCTGGACAAGCGCCTCGCCGAATCCGGCGGCTGGCGCATCCCCGAGTTCAATCTCCACTTCCTCGAGTTCTTCGGCGGCTGGCCCGGCGCATGGATCGCCCAGCGCCGCCTCCGGCATAAATGCGCCAAACGCAGCTACCAGATCGTCTTCGCCCTCATCCTCCTCATCCACCAGGCCGCCGCATTCGATGCCTTTAAGGACTGGCAGGTCACCCGCTCCCTCATCAGCTTTTGGGACCCAGGCAAAAGCCCGTCCGAATATGAAGTTCGCCGAGCCATCCGTCCGCAATCAGACGATTTTAGGTAGCCCCCGCCCCCGTACAGTAGTCCGCACTGTCCCAGTGCGGTTCCGTACAGTACTCCGCACCGTCCCTGGTGCGGTTCCCCGTAAAGTGGTCCGCACCGTCCCTGGTGCGGTTCCCCGTACACCACTCCTCACCCTCCCCAGTGCGGGGAGGGGAGGGGACCTGTCGCGAAGCGACATTTGACCGGTAGCCGGGGCGTTTTAACCCCCGGAAAGAAGCCCTCCGCCTCGGGGACATCGAGGACGAGGTGGATGTCTCCTGCTGGGTCAGCTTCTTCGAGCCGCTTCCCCATGACGACACGCCAGATTAAACCTCATCCTTATCAACCGATGACCCCTTTCGTTTTCCCGCCTCTCGTCATCAAGCCCCTAACGTCCGTTGGCACGACGAATGAGACTGTTTCACAGTATCAGAGAAATGATGTTTCATTCGATCTCTTCCGTGCATAGTGGCTCTTGCATACATCTTTTTGCATCAATGCCCGTTTCCCCGTCCACCTTCCGTTATTCAGGCCACGAAACTTTCGTTTGTCGATATGCCTGGCTGCCAAAGGCAGTAAAGCATCTTAGTGATGGGCGAAACTCGAAACTCTTCAGTGACGAAAATGATGCCATGGTCCGGCTCGGTGTAGGCAAAAACATGGTTCGCTCCATTCGGTTCTGGGCTGAGACGGCGGGTGTTATCGTGTCTCTTGGCGACCACAAAGGTTATGCAGTCACTCCATTCGGCCAGGAATTGCTCGGGCACGATGGGCATGATCCATATCTAGAACACCCATCGACCCTCTGGCTCCTGCATTGGAAAATCGCCACAAATCCAAACGGGCCGATATACCAGTGGGTACAAATGCTTAATCACTGGCATCGTTCTGAATTCACCGAGGTTGAAGCGATGGGGTTCTTGAAGAAGAATCTACCACCGAAGGCGCAAAGCCTCTCAGACCGGACGACCGAGGATGGCCTTCGGGTGTTTATCAACACCTTCATACCCACAAGAGGACGCAAAGGTGAGGTCGCCGAGGACAACCTCGACAGTCCGTTCGTTGAGCTTGGCCTGCTTCGACGCTGCGGTGAGCGCACCGACATCAAGAGCGGTCAACTCGAATGGATCTATTCCTTTGCAATCGAAGACAAGCCGGGCATTTCAGCCGAGCTCTTTGCATATTGTCTTAACGATTTCTGGCGAAATGAACATGCCAACGAGCAAACCATCTCATTTGGCGCAGCAGCTGTTGGTGAAGGAAGTCCGGGGCAGATCTTCAAACTTCCCGAAGCATCGGTTCGACACTATCTCGATCAGATCAAGCAGACAACAAATGGAGCGATTGCATTCCAAGAGTCCGCCTCGCTTCAGCAGGTAACCCGGTCTAGCAAGGCTGATTCGTTCGACTTTCTTGAAAATATCTACGTTCCCGCCTGATGGCATCGCGCTCCATAAATAAACTTCTTCGAATCAGCCCCCGCTTTCTTCGGTCGGCGCAGCTAGAACGCGACTTCCGCGACCCCGAAGCTCTAGGTGGGTATGTGTTGACCCAGGATACGCGCGCGCACCTTTCACGCTTGTTGAAAGGCACGAGATCAGTGTCTGGTCAGCGTTCATGGCGTGTCACAGGCGACTTCGGCTCCGGCAAATCGAGCTTTGCCTTGTTGCTGGCGAATCTGCTTTCCCCCAGCAGTTCCGATCTGCCCAAGCACCTGCGAGGGTTGCCAGTTGATATGGGCCTGACACGCTCTCGACGTGGGTTCCTTCCAGTTTTGGTCACAGGTTCCCGGCAGCAGATGTCGATGGCGTTACTCTCTGCGCTGTCGAACTCACTGCATCAGAACATTGATGGAAGGAAAAAACTCAAGGTCAGGATGGCAGTGGACGAAACTCTAGCCGCTCCGAAGTCCAATCTGGACCACCGTGTAATCGCGTTGCTGATACAGGCATCAGCAGAGCTTCGGCAACATGATCTCTTCGATGGTGTTCTCGTCATCATAGATGAGCTGGGCAAGTTCCTTGAATATTCCGCACTGAACCCCGAAAAGCAGGATGTGTATTTCCTCCAGCAGTTGGGGGAGGCATCATCACGTAGCGGTGAAAACTGTCTCTTCACTGTGGGCCTCCTTCATCAAGGATTCAGCACCTATGCCGACAAACTAACAGAACAGGCCCAGCGTGAATGGGAGAAAGTGGCGGAGCGTTTCGAGGAAATCGTCTTTGCCCAGCCGTTAAGCCAGGTTGCCTCACTTTTAAGCGCTGCTTTGAATGTGAAGGAGGATGAGTGTCCTCGTGGATGGAAGTCAGAAGCCCATACCGACATGCGGGCGGCGGTCGATCTTGGGTTGTTTGGAGCCAACGCTGGCAAAAGCGCTCTCGTTGAGCTTGCCCCTAGCTTGTATCCTCTGCATCCAACAGTCCTTCCGGTGCTGGCGAAGTTCTTTCGCCGTTTTGGTCAGAATGAGCGTTCGTTGTTCAGCTTCCTGTTATCATCGGAACCCCATGCCTTGCAGGACTTCGCTCAGAACGAGGCCACGTTGAGATTCATCTACCGGTTGCCTGAATTCTACGACTTCATTGCTCAGAACTTCGGAGGCCGTCTGAGCGCCCAGAGCTTTCGGAGCCACTGGAGTCACATAGATGCAGTCATTCGGAGCTTTCCCGCAGAGCGCGAGTTGGAGCTACGCATCTTGAAGACAATTGGTGTCCTAAATACTATCGACTCCACTGCTGATCTGCTTCCGCGAGATGACCTGCTTGCTCTCGCCTTGGGGAACTCGGAAAATCTCAAAGCAGCCGTCGCAAGGTTGAAAAAGGAGAACCTGCTTTTCTTCAGAGGGGCAAGAAGAGGTTATGCGCTGTGGTCGCACACCAGCGTCAATTTGGAGCACGAGTACGCCAAGGCATCCGAATCCATCCAGCAAATCTCCAACATGGGCGAACTGCTTCGTGCGCGCTTGGATGCCAGACCGGTCGTCGCTCGTGCTCACTACATACGTACTGGCAATCTCAGGCATTTTACCATTCGGTTCTCCTCTACTGATGAAATCAGTGCAGACCCCACAATCTTCCAGCCGGAATACCCTGCGGACGGTATGATCGTGATCGTTCTGAGCGAAACAGAAGAGCAGAGGAAGCGGGCGCAAAAACAGATTGCCGAAATGCCCGCCAGTCCACAGGTCTTGTTTGGAGTGACGGAAGCGCTGGAAGTTTTGAATGGTTTCATTCTGAGCTTGGAGCGTTGGAATCACGTCGAGCGCCATACACCCGAGCTGAAGGATGACCGTTTTGCCGCCGAGGAGGTGTCCCGACAGATAGCTCATGCAAACCAGGCCCTGGAGAACGCCCTTCATCGCTATGTGGGTTTCCGTGGACTCTCCCAGGACGTGCAATCAAGGATCCACTGGTTTTACAATTCCATGTCTGTTAAGGGCCTGGATCGTGATGGTTCTCTGCAATGCTATTTGTCGGAGCTGTGTGACAGTTTGTTCCCGAAAGCTCCAAACGTTCATAATGAGCTTGTGAATCGTAATACCCTTAGTTCCGCCGCTGCTGCTGCCCGTCAACGGTTGTTTGAACTGATGCTTAATCATGGAGATGATCCCCACTTGGGGCTGCCTCTTGACAAAGCACCACCCGAGAAGTCACTGTATCTGTCAGTCCTTAAAGAATCAGGTATTCATGCGGAGCGGGCTCATGGTTGGAGCATTGAGTTCCCGGAAAAAGACCCACTTCGCCTGCGTCCGGCACTGGAGCATGTCATTGAGATGCTTGAGGCAAGGCCAGATGCAAGAATCCGGGTTGATCGAATCGTTGAAAAACTTCGCCGCCCACCTTATGGTGTACGCGATGGCTTGATCCCGGTCCTCCTGGTTGCCATCTATGTGCAGCATGAGGCAGAACTGGCCATTTATGAGGACGGGCGCTTTGTCAGCGATGTCGAGGAATTCTTGAAAATGCGCCTCGCCAAAGCTCCGCAAACCTTCGAGTTCCAGCTTTGCCGCATTCATGGCATGAGAAGGGAGTTGCTCTCGCACCTTGCTGAAGTTGTGAAGTTGGAGCGTGCCGAGCGCACTGAGTTGCTTTCCATCGTCCGGCCTATCTGTCTGATAGTGGCCGAATTACCTGACTACGCAAAGAACACAGAAAATCTCAGCCCCCAGACAATAACAGTGCGGAAGCACGTTTTAGCGGCTGAGGAACCGGCTCACTTGGTGTTTAGAGACATCCCCGAGGCACTTGGCTTCAAGGGGGATGTGAGCAAATCAGAAGCCTCTAAGCTGGCCTCCAAGTTGGCTCAAAGCCTCTCTGAATTACGACGTGCTTTGCCAGAATGCCGGAAGCGCATGACCCAGACGATTTTGGAAGCATTTAGTGAAAAGGTTGCAGACTTTTCTGCCTGGCGGCGGTCGGTCGCTGAGAGGGCAGAAACCGTGATCGTGGGGGTGACCAACCCAGAGTTGCGGGCATTCACCTTGAAACTGATTGACGATGCCACGGAAGAGTCTGTCTGGCTTGAGGCGC comes from the Prosthecobacter sp. SYSU 5D2 genome and includes:
- a CDS encoding DUF1294 domain-containing protein — protein: MNKRPPHRDPLPRQQARPRKGTFSLVNLLLLAALLILPYQAVQALGWDWRWVAGYVAILSLTTYSAYALDKRLAESGGWRIPEFNLHFLEFFGGWPGAWIAQRRLRHKCAKRSYQIVFALILLIHQAAAFDAFKDWQVTRSLISFWDPGKSPSEYEVRRAIRPQSDDFR
- a CDS encoding DUF4007 family protein, which produces MPVSPSTFRYSGHETFVCRYAWLPKAVKHLSDGRNSKLFSDENDAMVRLGVGKNMVRSIRFWAETAGVIVSLGDHKGYAVTPFGQELLGHDGHDPYLEHPSTLWLLHWKIATNPNGPIYQWVQMLNHWHRSEFTEVEAMGFLKKNLPPKAQSLSDRTTEDGLRVFINTFIPTRGRKGEVAEDNLDSPFVELGLLRRCGERTDIKSGQLEWIYSFAIEDKPGISAELFAYCLNDFWRNEHANEQTISFGAAAVGEGSPGQIFKLPEASVRHYLDQIKQTTNGAIAFQESASLQQVTRSSKADSFDFLENIYVPA